From the Clostridium putrefaciens genome, one window contains:
- a CDS encoding recombinase family protein: protein MSNKVAIYVSVSTHYQIDKDSLPLQRQDLINYAMYVLNTNEYEIFEDVGYSGKNTDRPAFQDMLSKIKNGEFSHLLVWKFDRTSRNLIDFCDMYEDLKKCNCTFISKNEQFDTSSAMGEAMLKIILVFAELEIKLTGERVTAVMLDRATRGPWNGTPVPLNYKWDKEKKFPAIDEDERTTIELIFNKYLEAKSTTAMRSLLNANDIKIKCGGTWTTKIISDIIRNPFYKGTYRYNYRKPGRGKNENEWVLINDNHTGLVSIEL, encoded by the coding sequence ATGAGTAATAAAGTTGCCATTTATGTGAGTGTTTCTACTCACTATCAAATTGACAAAGATTCATTGCCACTCCAAAGGCAAGATCTTATCAATTATGCTATGTATGTACTTAATACAAATGAATATGAGATATTTGAAGATGTTGGCTATTCTGGCAAGAATACAGATAGACCTGCTTTCCAAGATATGTTGTCTAAGATTAAAAATGGTGAGTTTTCTCATTTGTTAGTTTGGAAATTTGACAGAACATCCCGTAACTTAATAGATTTTTGTGATATGTATGAGGATTTAAAAAAATGCAACTGTACCTTTATAAGCAAAAATGAGCAATTTGATACCAGCTCCGCCATGGGTGAAGCTATGTTGAAAATCATACTAGTTTTTGCAGAACTTGAAATAAAACTAACTGGAGAGAGAGTTACGGCTGTAATGTTAGATAGGGCTACAAGAGGGCCTTGGAATGGGACACCAGTTCCTTTGAACTATAAATGGGATAAAGAAAAGAAATTTCCTGCTATAGATGAAGATGAAAGGACTACTATTGAGTTAATTTTTAATAAGTATTTAGAAGCTAAGTCTACTACAGCAATGAGGTCATTATTAAATGCCAACGATATAAAAATCAAATGCGGAGGTACATGGACCACAAAAATAATATCGGATATAATACGCAATCCTTTTTACAAGGGCACCTATAGATATAATTACCGCAAACCTGGGCGTGGTAAAAATGAAAATGAATGGGTACTTATAAACGATAACCATACAGGACTTGTATCTATAGAATTATGA
- a CDS encoding helix-turn-helix transcriptional regulator: MTLKDLRIESGLKACKVAEILGISRVQLNNLEKGKYKISKLKLEKLSEVYSKDIEELSLIISEGGKINV; encoded by the coding sequence GTGACACTTAAAGATTTACGGATAGAAAGTGGCCTAAAAGCTTGTAAGGTGGCCGAAATTTTAGGTATAAGTAGAGTTCAATTAAATAACTTAGAAAAAGGAAAATACAAGATAAGCAAGCTCAAACTTGAGAAGTTAAGTGAAGTTTATAGCAAAGATATAGAAGAACTTAGCTTAATAATATCAGAAGGAGGTAAAATTAATGTCTGA
- a CDS encoding helix-turn-helix transcriptional regulator: MFNERLKEYRKGKNLLKVEFAKKLEVSESYYNMIENGKRNPSKAFTEKLVCESGKPEEYWIYGIDEKEYIKVRDDLKCVKKALEQIIDLGLVKDVDKLFNGNYTEGTLEELLIVALKADIECLLEKRKGK; this comes from the coding sequence ATGTTTAATGAAAGATTGAAAGAATATAGAAAAGGTAAAAATCTACTAAAGGTAGAGTTTGCAAAAAAACTTGAAGTAAGCGAGAGTTATTACAATATGATTGAAAATGGGAAAAGAAATCCAAGCAAGGCATTTACAGAGAAATTAGTATGTGAAAGTGGTAAGCCTGAAGAGTATTGGATATATGGCATAGATGAGAAAGAATATATAAAAGTTAGAGATGATTTAAAATGTGTTAAAAAGGCTCTTGAGCAAATAATAGATTTGGGCCTGGTAAAGGATGTTGATAAATTATTTAATGGGAATTATACAGAAGGAACTCTTGAAGAATTGTTAATAGTTGCATTAAAAGCTGATATTGAATGTTTACTAGAAAAAAGAAAAGGAAAATAA
- a CDS encoding zinc ribbon domain-containing protein, whose protein sequence is MDTNAQKNNAAVFRFNGKVYVFAGILECGECNNNLYTKQDKPNMDGFIPSLYVCSGRYNQLGCNQKTISDNYIGTFVFNFISNILVVQNKINKLDTSTLEKSLIKGEIFKNIVGIENIWSMQNITYSKNILKTTSVESKDDSMEIRDFALKSQ, encoded by the coding sequence ATGGATACAAATGCACAAAAGAATAATGCTGCAGTGTTTAGATTTAATGGCAAGGTTTATGTATTTGCTGGAATTTTAGAGTGTGGAGAATGCAATAATAATTTATATACCAAACAGGATAAACCTAATATGGATGGATTTATACCTTCTTTATATGTTTGCTCTGGAAGGTATAATCAGCTTGGTTGTAATCAAAAAACTATTAGCGATAATTATATAGGTACCTTTGTATTTAATTTTATATCTAACATCCTGGTAGTCCAAAATAAAATAAATAAGTTAGATACTTCAACTCTAGAAAAATCTTTAATTAAAGGAGAAATATTTAAAAATATTGTAGGAATTGAAAATATATGGTCTATGCAAAATATAACTTATTCTAAAAATATATTAAAAACTACAAGTGTAGAAAGTAAAGATGATTCAATGGAAATCAGAGATTTCGCATTAAAATCCCAGTGA
- a CDS encoding ISAs1 family transposase — MYNELSNSFISISDPRDNNSKHKLIDILTIATCAIICGADTWTDIAQYGTSKQEWFSTFLELNHGIPSHDTFGRVFSIINPKEFQEAFIKWIKDISDKVTGDVIAIDGKTVRHSFDTSNNKSAIHMVSAWSNQLGLVLGQIKVNDKSNEITAIPELLDKIDINKSIVTIDAMGTQKNIAKKIIKKGGDYVLALKGNHKNFSNDIKYFFEEESKNKFADVEYSFFKTTNKDHGRIETRKHYLINDLNWLSQKSEWKNLNSIIMVESERTIGDKTSKERRYYISSLTENVEKVADAIRKHWGIENSLHWILDIAFREDDSRIRIENAAENFAILRHIALNLLKNEKSVKIGVKAKRLKSGWDNDYLKKVLTSIQ; from the coding sequence ATGTATAACGAACTTTCAAATTCTTTTATAAGCATTTCAGACCCAAGAGATAATAATTCAAAACATAAGCTTATTGATATACTAACAATAGCAACTTGTGCAATAATATGCGGAGCCGATACATGGACAGATATAGCTCAATATGGCACATCAAAACAAGAGTGGTTTTCAACATTCTTAGAGCTTAATCATGGGATACCATCCCATGATACTTTTGGAAGAGTATTTTCTATTATTAATCCAAAAGAATTTCAGGAAGCGTTTATTAAGTGGATCAAAGATATTTCTGATAAAGTTACTGGTGACGTAATTGCCATAGATGGCAAGACAGTTAGGCATTCCTTTGATACAAGTAACAATAAATCAGCTATTCATATGGTAAGTGCATGGTCAAATCAGTTGGGTTTAGTTTTAGGTCAGATAAAGGTTAATGATAAATCAAATGAAATAACAGCAATTCCAGAATTATTAGATAAGATAGATATAAATAAATCTATAGTAACAATTGATGCTATGGGTACTCAAAAAAATATAGCTAAAAAAATAATCAAAAAGGGCGGAGATTATGTTTTAGCTTTAAAAGGTAATCATAAAAACTTTTCCAACGATATAAAATACTTTTTTGAAGAAGAATCTAAGAATAAATTTGCTGATGTTGAATATAGTTTTTTCAAGACTACTAACAAAGACCATGGCAGAATTGAAACACGTAAACATTACTTAATTAACGATTTAAACTGGCTTTCACAGAAGTCAGAGTGGAAAAACCTAAATAGTATAATTATGGTTGAATCTGAAAGAACCATAGGCGATAAAACATCTAAAGAAAGAAGATATTATATTTCGAGCTTAACAGAAAATGTTGAAAAAGTTGCTGATGCCATTAGAAAACATTGGGGAATAGAGAATAGCTTACATTGGATTTTAGATATTGCTTTTAGAGAAGATGATAGCCGAATAAGAATTGAAAATGCAGCTGAAAACTTTGCCATTTTAAGGCACATAGCTTTAAACTTATTAAAAAATGAAAAATCAGTAAAGATTGGTGTAAAAGCTAAAAGGCTCAAATCCGGTTGGGATAATGATTATTTAAAAAAGGTTTTAACTTCAATCCAATAG